One genomic region from Kwoniella shivajii chromosome 6, complete sequence encodes:
- a CDS encoding glycine cleavage system H protein, with amino-acid sequence MLSLRIARPASAIFRNALTPKSIRLSSVRFLSTRYTTDHEWVSFDSNTNIGTVGITDYAQKALGDVVFVELPGQGAEVAQGDSIGAVESVKAASDIYAPVSGIIEEINETLADQPGLLNKAPQGDGWLCKLKLSDPSEFEALLNAEAYKAHCEGN; translated from the exons ATGTTATCACTCCGAATCGCTCGTCCAGCCAGTGCTATCTTCCGAAATGCCTTGACTCCAAAATCAATTAGGCTCTCAAGTGTACGATTCCTTTCTA CTCGATACACCACCGACCACGAATGGGTATCATTCGACTCCAACACCAACATCGGTACCGTTGGAATCACAGATTACGCTCAAAAAGCTTTGGGTGATGTTGTCTTTGTTGAATTACCTGGACAAGGCGCAGAAGTCGCTCAAGGTG ACTCAATCGGTGCCGTGGAATCAGTCAAAGCAGCTTCAGATATCTACGCTCCTGTATCAGGTATTATCGAAGAGATCAACGAGACTCTTGCTGATCAACCTGGATTACTAAACAAAGCTCCtcaaggtgatg GATGGCTCTGTAAACTCAAACTTTCCGACCCATCAGAATTCGAAGCTTTATTGAACGCAGAGGCCTATAAAGCTCATTGTGAGGGTAACTAA